The segment TAATTATGAAATTGGGATAaataatgaataattgaagtaTCCTGACAAAAATAGACTGCTACAAATATCCCACAGGGCCACAAACTATGATCTTGGCAAAACAATGTGTTTAGAACTTGTTCCCAGAAGTTCAGCTTGATTTTTCGTGACCAGGTAGTACAAATTTgccttggtcctctgaattttgcTCCATCGAAAGCTAAACCTATTCGTCACCGTCAACTCTATCGAAATCCCTCAGTACAGCTCCTGAGCTTGTTCCTTGCACATATAAAGAAAGGAAATaggattgtggataggggtttgccttagatcAAACCCCAAtttatgaattaaccttgaattgaataatgtaaatactaaagtaaatgctaggagatatacctcagatttgcactTGTTGATGaaaggattgatgatgcaatgctctttgaatataatcacaaatgttgaatgtaatggaatggaaaacacatgaacatgaaaaaccataATCatgcacacatgcttgcataaatattgttgtaactttgctccataatgcttgaaggatgaaatgttgcATTGAAtcattgaaaatgcttgatgatgattgcTTAAAAGATGCATGAATATTATAAATAGATAGTATCCATGTCAAAGTAAATTGATAGGATgtatttatatagggttccctagggaAATTACCAATTAAGCCAACCTCCAACAGTCAAGTGTAGCCATGGGGACCAAAATCCATCAGGGAGGGAAAatacctaccccatttcaaattggggcttgTTTAAGGGGGACCAAGGTATTTTGGGGTGCCTTGGTCCAAGGCCAAAGCGCTCTACACCCTAGTCCTCCCAAAACAAGACCATTCTACCATGAAATAGGGGAGGACATCCTCTGAGATGGGGCCCACCCAGTAGTATCAACAAGTGACATCAGGATTGGAGCAAAATGGGCCAAAATGAGCCTAAGGAGATTGAAaatgggacacactaaagtaggagcataaacatgaggtgtaaattttatacgttacaatttacaacactacaattaCATCATCACACTATTATTTGGACCCTTAAATCTAAGTTtgccctttatcttttattattttgatttatccttatcctaccccaatttcaacttccaaaacaTATTTTACATATACATCATATTTTGAGCCACCATGTTGGAGTTAGCATTATAACCCCATTATCTTGGATCcctaaaaaatttggaaaaaaggttGTCGGGACGAGGTCACCCCACACTACTTGGTCTCACACTTTTTGCCTCGAATTTCAAGAGGATAATAAGGTGGTCCTACTGAAAGATGCCAACTATAATTTCTCACAAACTGATTTGTTTTTCTGATCCTGACTTTCCTTATCAACGGTTTGTATTTTGAGTTTTTTGGTGTGTTTTTggagttttatgctttttaggggtTTTTTGGCTTGAAGTTTGATAACAAGAATGGTAGATAGATGGATAAGAAGAAAGAATAGCAACTGAAACTGAAATTCAATGGTATCTGATTTATTAACAACAAATTATCCAACATATAAAAATTAGATCTAGAAACACCAAGAGCCAAGTCGACCTAACAAGGGTCCAAAGCTTGTCTGAAAGAGCTCCTTATTTGACTAGGGTGAAATGAATGTTGCCAGAAGGATCTCCACAACATACTAACTCCTCAAATAGGCTTTATTATGCTAGCAAATAattatcaaaataaattatatgaagATTCTACACACCCAATAGGATTTCTTGTCAGGTGTCAGGTACAAACCCCTTAATTTGCTACACTTTTCCCAAATAAATGTCCATATTGTCCACACAATCAATTGTTTGGCTGGAGAGACAATTGGAATTCTTCTATCTTTTATTGACAATAAATTTTGAGCCAAAAGTATGGATCAAAACCCTTAGAAATAATTTTTGTGACCTCCGAGCATAGGTAATGGTACGACTAAGGTGGAAATGGTACGACCTGCAATAATTATCCCTATGTCTACTGGAAATTAGTTGTAACAGCCCATAACTGATGAATTAGACCTGCCAATGCTCTCAGAGGTGGAATTTCTACTGTCTACAACCCTTATTGGTCGAATTTTAACAACTGATGTTGTCGTGGTGATGCTAGGAATGTGGGGTATCGTCCACACCTTCAGTAAATGGAAGGATTTCATCCTCAATGGCTCCAAAATATAGAACCTCTGTAGTAGATCAtgcaaaatagaaaaataatcataaaaaaatgaaaaccaagatgcctccaaaaactCACAACTCCTTCCTTTATTCAACTTCACCCTAAACGTACCACCAAAAGCATCTTCTAAATATTCCATAGGAATCTTCCTTCTCAAACTTGGTGCCCAGCCCTAAGGGTGAATCCATCATGATTAAAATCGCCACCTTTTAAGTTATTACAACACTTAGGGAAGAGAGCAAGGTAACTTTTTAAAATAAAGTTACTTATCTCATCATAAAGTAACTTATTAAGTTACTTTTATTAACTTTTGAATAATAAAGTTATAACTtcataaaattacttttattaatAGAAAAAAGTAACTTGTAACCTCTTATAAGATTTGATAAGGTTTTATTATAAACTTTATTGAATAATTTCCCACCAAGCTCCAAAATTGGCTAAGTATAGCTCCTCCTGGTGGACCAAACATCTCCTAACCCCATCATTTGCCTGCGGAGATGGCGAATAGGCAAATCTAAGATTCTTGAGTGATCACTggaaaaaatggggacattatagtcctcccttcccaggattgcttgccctcaagaaaCATCAAGCAACCCGCTGCTCTACTCTGATAAAATTACCCAAGAAAATCAATTCTCGGATCCCATACCAAGACGAGGAATCCGCTATAGGACCTGAAGTAGGAGAGCATGATGTCAAACAAACCTTCACACAACAAGGATAACGTTGCCACATTAAGAGTAACCGATGGCAATATCAAAGGTGAATTATATATACCATCATAGGAAGAGTCAAAGCATGTGTCACATGTATTCATCACTGCAGAATTTCTATTGCTTACTGCCCCATGATTATATGCATCAATGCCATGACGAAGGAACAATAATTCAATGTTGTTATAAATCTGAAAATTAGAACTGAATAGTTCCCTTGTATCCATACCCTCAAAGTCCTCAAAGCCGGTGCAAAAAAACATGCTCTTTATTGTCCATTCTTTAGTCTCATGTTCAATTTCATCAACACTAGATGGAAATTGACCAGCACCAACTAAAAATTCAGAACTACACAACCCCATTTTCTTCTTATCATCCTTGTGGTGAATATCACGAATATGTTGGCTATGTAGCTTGGCTTGTCATGCTCTCACCAACCACCCTTTGTTCAATCTTTGGTAATGTTCTATATCAACTATTCCAAAATGCACAAAATCTGATTTACTACAAAATGCATCATTATTAGCTTCCAACCAGTATGTTATCATTATTTTAGGCTTGCCATCCATTGAAGCTCTCAACATCACTTCCTTCCCATCCACTGATAAGTCTAACTATATCTTACGATAATCAAATGTGTACCTACCAATAGATTGAAGCCACTGCATACCAAGAACCACAACATATTGCTCTATCAGTATCACATAGAAATAATCACTCAAGAGATAAGTTCCCAATTGAAGACTAAGTTGAGGAACTCTCGTAGTGCAACTCAGGGTACCGCCACTAGTAGTTGTCACTCTAAAACCTAAAAATTTATCAACTTGTAATCCAAATTTCTCTATTGACTACTCACTAAGGAAGTTGTAGGTAGCACCAGTATCTACCAAGAAATCCATTGGTTGCACCCTAAGAGCTCCCTTCAATCAAAAAATGGTAATACCAAGGTACTCCAGACAATGAGGCAATGGTAATGTTGGCAGAAGCCATTGTATCCTCATTACATGTATCATACATCTGCTTATCCTCACCATTAGAGAAGACCTCTATAAGATATGCATTGCCTTTTCCAAGGCATCTATGACCTGGTTCCCATGGCTCCTTGCATGAAAAACACAATTTCTTCCTCCTTAATTCGTTCCATGATTCATGATCCATCTTAGGAAGAGGTAGTGCACTAGGTAACTATGAAGATGAACTCTGAGAAGGTTTAGAACCTTCAGAAGATTTCATGTTCTGTTGAACTGTAGAAGGTGGAGGAGAGGTATCAAGGTCCAATGTAAGTTGTATATCTTCCTGTAAAGTCTTAGGCTTCAAAGCCTTAACTAAACCACGATATCTCTCATGAAGACCCTCTATGAAAAGTATTACTACCCTCCTATCAAGCATCTCAGGCACCATCACTGCTATACACTGAAATTCATTAATATAAGACTCCACATGTCCCAACTGTTTCAGGAGGGCTAAATATTCGTAGTAAAGTTCCACATCTTTCATGTCAAGCCTAGCAATCAATCTCTCTGTGAACTTTGGGTATAAATGAATAAGGGCATGATTCTGAGTGACTAATCCATGGTGCCACCAAGCATATGCAACACCCTCGAAATGCAGGACAACAAATTGAATGGCTTCATTTGCAGCCATGGATTTCAAGGATAGGTATATGTCCAACTTATGAACCCACGCTAATGCACTAATGGAGCCACTGCCATCAAAAGTGGATAAAGTCATCTTATTAGTAGCTTTCTTCATATCATTATTTCACTGTTGTTTGGGTCCCCTATCATTTTGTCCCCTCATAGAATCATGGCGTTGCATACAATATTAATGCAATGGAAATGCATCTCTGACATGTGCTGGAAGTCGAGCCCACTCATCGTTGGTAGCCATAACTGTATCTTGGAAAGTGATTCCATTTTGTGGATCAACCAATGATGTTTGATCTCTAGGAGTGAACCGAGGGAGAATAGGCCTATCAACTATCCTCGTATGGGTCATGTCTCTCCATGGTGAGATGGATGCACTTCCCAGGGAAGATGGTTTCCTAATGCTGCCATGACTCCCTATAGCTGAAATTGTCCAGCTACGACTTATGTGCCTTCCCTTGTGGTTTCCCAAATCCATCCTATCTAGTGTGTCATGTAACATGTTAATTGCTTGGACAATTCTTAGTTGTGATTCAGCCAAGCTCCTCATGATCTCATCAGGATTGAGTGGTTTTTTCTTTCCTGTCTGGGAGGGCTCCTATGTCCTTCTAGAATATCAC is part of the Cryptomeria japonica chromosome 10, Sugi_1.0, whole genome shotgun sequence genome and harbors:
- the LOC131076862 gene encoding uncharacterized protein LOC131076862, with the translated sequence MTLSTFDGSGSISALAWVHKLDIYLSLKSMAANEAIQFVVLHFEGVAYAWWHHGLVTQNHALIHLYPKFTERLIARLDMKDVELYYEYLALLKQLGHVESYINEFQCIAVMVPEMLDRRVVILFIEGLHERYRGLVKALKPKTLQEDIQLTLDLDTSPPPSTVQQNMKSSEGSKPSQSSSS